The Candidatus Omnitrophota bacterium genome has a window encoding:
- a CDS encoding Crp/Fnr family transcriptional regulator, with protein sequence MSDSLSRIPLFQHLSAHRLAGLRAQAKLQRAAKGSVIFRQGARADSVWVILEGWLHLVHEAASTPAAPQKPRPHAVVLFTITPTEVICGLSAIELGTYTASGVAGTASKLLRIPQQVFSDALIHEPDFTYHVLRLCAQRLRRMAEHYGSMDDSVSHRIIRSILRLQEQFGATLPMTHRELAQMSWTTTESAIRTVRSLKRQGLLTGTRGQLFVSQPVRLQRLLESNGGPSSV encoded by the coding sequence ATGAGCGATTCGCTCTCCCGCATCCCATTGTTTCAACATCTCTCCGCCCATCGTCTCGCAGGGCTGCGCGCGCAGGCCAAGCTCCAGCGCGCGGCAAAAGGCAGCGTGATCTTTCGCCAGGGCGCGCGAGCCGACAGCGTGTGGGTGATTCTGGAAGGCTGGCTGCACCTCGTGCACGAAGCCGCATCGACCCCTGCGGCTCCGCAGAAGCCCCGACCCCACGCCGTGGTGCTCTTCACCATCACGCCGACCGAGGTCATTTGCGGCCTCTCCGCGATCGAGTTGGGAACCTATACGGCCAGCGGGGTGGCGGGGACCGCCTCAAAGCTGCTGCGCATCCCCCAGCAGGTGTTCAGCGACGCCTTAATCCACGAGCCGGACTTTACCTACCATGTCTTGCGGTTATGCGCCCAGCGGCTGCGGCGCATGGCCGAGCACTACGGGAGCATGGATGATTCGGTGTCGCATCGCATCATCCGCTCCATCCTCAGGCTGCAGGAGCAGTTCGGCGCGACCCTGCCGATGACCCACCGGGAGCTGGCGCAAATGTCGTGGACCACAACGGAAAGCGCGATCAGGACGGTGCGCAGCTTGAAGCGCCAAGGCTTGTTGACGGGCACGCGCGGGCAGCTCTTCGTGTCCCAGCCGGTGCGGCTGCAACGGCTGCTGGAGTCCAACGGAGGGCCGTCAAGCGTCTGA
- the feoB gene encoding ferrous iron transport protein B — translation MSNPRSAKAVPESCHTAASTAAPVSARDNSLIVTGNPNVGKSVLFHVLTGRYATVSNYPGTTVMMSSGTAVINGSHVRVADTPGLNSLHAASEDEMVARDLLLDDQAAIIQVCDAKNLLRALTLTLELAEANARTVLVLNMMDEARERRMHLDVEGLQQRLGIPVAPMIATQRWGLDRLRGALPHASGCSARVTYPAAIEEALAKMEPIMPATLRARKALMLLWLAGDRSIADRIEPSVGADGLAALSQIAAEAQAIAPQPLSVVIAQARMQHAQQLVRQVMRVDAQRRAPWLERLGSLAMHPVWGLPVLAGVLALMYWLVGDLAAQHGVAFMEEIVFGRYLTPAMTWLAAHAVPWVWGRALLVGEYGLLTMALPYAFAIILPIVGMFFLCFGLLEDVGYLPRLAVMSNRFCALFGLNGKAVLPLVLGLGCDTMATMTCRILETRRDRLLVTLLLALGVPCSAQLAVILAMMAGQPPASLAIWIGVVLAVMVIIGRAAARLIPGETSPFLYEIPPLRRPKLSNVVVKTLGRMEWYIKEAVPLFFLGTLLLFLLDRLGALVWLRQLATPVVVSWLGLPAKATDALLVGFLRRDFGAAGLFALQRSGALTGIQTVVSLVTITLFVPCIAQYFMMVKEHGAKIATRIAAAVFLIAFVTGGVLMRALTALRVL, via the coding sequence ATGTCTAATCCCAGATCAGCAAAAGCGGTGCCGGAGTCATGCCATACCGCCGCGAGCACGGCGGCCCCCGTAAGCGCTCGGGACAACAGCCTCATTGTGACCGGCAATCCGAATGTCGGCAAGAGCGTGCTGTTTCATGTGCTGACCGGCCGGTACGCGACGGTGTCGAATTATCCCGGCACGACCGTGATGATGTCCTCAGGGACCGCCGTCATCAACGGCAGCCACGTCCGTGTGGCGGATACGCCCGGGCTCAACAGCCTGCATGCGGCCTCCGAAGACGAAATGGTCGCACGGGATCTCCTCCTGGACGATCAGGCCGCGATCATCCAGGTCTGTGATGCGAAGAACTTGCTGCGCGCCCTGACGCTGACCCTGGAGCTGGCCGAGGCCAACGCGCGGACCGTCCTGGTGCTGAACATGATGGACGAAGCGCGCGAGCGGCGGATGCATCTGGATGTCGAGGGTCTCCAGCAGCGCCTCGGCATTCCGGTCGCACCCATGATTGCCACACAGCGCTGGGGGCTGGATCGGCTGCGCGGAGCACTCCCCCACGCCTCAGGTTGCTCGGCGCGCGTGACGTATCCTGCGGCGATTGAAGAAGCGCTCGCGAAGATGGAGCCGATCATGCCGGCCACCCTGCGGGCGCGAAAGGCTTTGATGCTGCTGTGGTTGGCGGGCGATCGCTCGATCGCGGATCGCATCGAGCCGTCCGTGGGCGCCGATGGGCTGGCCGCGCTGAGCCAAATCGCCGCGGAGGCGCAGGCGATCGCGCCGCAGCCCCTGAGTGTCGTGATCGCTCAGGCGCGAATGCAGCACGCGCAGCAGCTCGTCCGGCAGGTCATGCGCGTCGATGCGCAGCGTCGCGCGCCGTGGCTTGAGCGGTTAGGATCGCTCGCCATGCATCCGGTGTGGGGGCTGCCGGTCTTGGCCGGCGTGCTCGCGCTCATGTATTGGCTCGTCGGAGATCTCGCGGCTCAGCACGGCGTGGCATTCATGGAAGAGATCGTCTTCGGCCGCTACCTCACTCCAGCGATGACGTGGCTGGCGGCCCATGCGGTGCCTTGGGTGTGGGGCCGCGCGCTGCTGGTGGGCGAGTATGGCCTGCTGACGATGGCGCTGCCGTACGCGTTTGCGATTATTCTGCCGATCGTGGGCATGTTTTTTCTGTGTTTCGGGTTGCTGGAAGATGTGGGGTATCTGCCGCGGCTGGCCGTCATGTCGAATCGATTCTGCGCGCTGTTCGGGCTCAATGGCAAAGCGGTCCTGCCGCTGGTCCTCGGTCTTGGCTGCGATACGATGGCCACCATGACGTGCCGCATTCTTGAGACGCGGCGCGATCGGCTCCTGGTCACGCTGCTGCTGGCCCTTGGCGTTCCCTGCTCGGCCCAGTTGGCGGTGATTCTGGCCATGATGGCGGGCCAGCCCCCCGCAAGTCTGGCGATTTGGATCGGGGTGGTGTTGGCGGTGATGGTGATCATCGGGCGAGCCGCCGCGCGGCTGATCCCCGGGGAGACCAGCCCCTTCCTGTATGAGATTCCGCCGCTGCGCCGGCCGAAACTCTCGAACGTCGTCGTCAAAACGCTCGGCCGGATGGAATGGTACATCAAGGAGGCCGTGCCGCTCTTTTTTCTGGGCACCCTCCTCCTCTTTCTGCTGGATCGGCTGGGGGCGCTGGTGTGGCTGAGGCAGCTGGCCACCCCGGTGGTGGTCTCGTGGCTGGGGCTGCCGGCGAAGGCCACCGACGCGCTGCTCGTGGGATTTCTGCGGAGGGATTTCGGCGCGGCCGGGCTCTTCGCGCTGCAGCGCAGCGGGGCGCTGACCGGCATCCAAACGGTGGTCAGCCTGGTGACGATCACCCTGTTCGTGCCCTGCATCGCGCAGTATTTCATGATGGTCAAGGAGCATGGCGCGAAGATCGCCACGCGGATTGCCGCCGCGGTGTTTCTCATCGCGTTTGTGACCGGGGGCGTGCTGATGCGAGCGCTCACCGCGCTGCGAGTGTTATGA
- a CDS encoding type II secretion system protein, whose amino-acid sequence MSPPASRASGFTLMEMLVTFFVLAVAVASLMSTFLGQASLNEQSRNLSWAMNDAGRVMEELRRQNTGAACVSPDLTPPAGGWDVWLHNAPGGKSLSGNFATDELVWVNPDTADDPEPTVVSVCWRYRGHVVGECAWNGAQLVANPGADGIVSSPAMLSTRMTCRR is encoded by the coding sequence ATGTCCCCGCCTGCCTCGCGCGCTTCAGGGTTTACCCTCATGGAAATGCTCGTGACGTTCTTCGTGCTCGCCGTGGCGGTGGCCTCGCTGATGAGCACATTTCTGGGGCAGGCTTCGCTGAATGAGCAGTCGCGCAACTTATCGTGGGCCATGAACGACGCCGGCCGCGTCATGGAGGAGCTGCGCCGGCAGAACACCGGGGCGGCGTGTGTTAGCCCTGACCTGACCCCGCCGGCCGGCGGCTGGGACGTGTGGCTGCACAATGCGCCGGGCGGCAAAAGCTTGTCAGGGAATTTTGCGACCGATGAGCTGGTGTGGGTCAACCCGGACACCGCCGATGATCCCGAGCCGACCGTGGTGAGCGTGTGCTGGCGATACCGCGGGCACGTGGTGGGCGAGTGCGCGTGGAACGGCGCGCAGTTAGTCGCGAATCCCGGGGCGGATGGCATCGTCAGCTCTCCGGCGATGCTCTCCACGCGCATGACATGCCGACGATGA
- a CDS encoding Crp/Fnr family transcriptional regulator has protein sequence MTPKEALFSRVELFRRLTVAERQRLASASVEKHYAKGETVFHAGDPAEAVWVVKEGRIHLMKFLESGQASTTCVMASGEPFCCLPALDRKPYPVDAIAAVDSVVIKVPLAAFHELMQRNPSFLQDTLCLFCDRLRDVEHKSCMMYDSVERRLAQTLVTLSKKFGATIPLTKHELAEMAGTTVETTIRVLSQFKKQGMIKSSRGSTTIAKPAKLDALSSF, from the coding sequence ATGACGCCCAAGGAGGCCTTGTTCTCTCGCGTCGAGCTGTTCAGGCGGCTGACGGTTGCTGAGCGCCAGCGGCTGGCGTCCGCCTCCGTCGAGAAGCATTACGCCAAGGGCGAAACTGTCTTTCATGCCGGCGATCCGGCCGAGGCGGTGTGGGTCGTCAAAGAAGGCCGCATCCATTTGATGAAGTTTTTGGAAAGCGGGCAGGCGTCCACGACCTGCGTGATGGCATCCGGCGAGCCATTCTGTTGCTTGCCAGCACTCGACCGCAAGCCCTACCCGGTGGATGCGATTGCCGCGGTGGATTCGGTGGTCATCAAGGTGCCCTTGGCGGCGTTCCATGAGCTGATGCAGCGCAATCCGTCATTTTTGCAGGACACCCTCTGCCTGTTCTGCGACCGGCTGCGCGATGTGGAGCACAAAAGCTGCATGATGTACGATTCCGTGGAGCGGCGGCTGGCCCAAACGCTGGTCACCCTCTCGAAGAAATTCGGCGCGACCATTCCCCTCACGAAGCATGAGCTCGCCGAGATGGCCGGCACGACGGTGGAGACGACCATCCGCGTTCTCAGCCAGTTTAAGAAACAGGGCATGATCAAATCCTCCCGCGGCTCCACGACCATCGCCAAACCCGCCAAGCTCGACGCGCTTTCCTCTTTCTGA